The following are encoded in a window of Bos indicus isolate NIAB-ARS_2022 breed Sahiwal x Tharparkar chromosome 21, NIAB-ARS_B.indTharparkar_mat_pri_1.0, whole genome shotgun sequence genomic DNA:
- the GPR132 gene encoding probable G-protein coupled receptor 132 — protein MPGNTTLETGPALGALSTGGSPHTCDVPFDESRVLLVTVYSGVCALGLPANGLTAWLTLLQARQGHVLAVYLFCLALCELLYISTLPLWVIYIQHGHHWPLSPWACKAAAYIFFCNLYLSILFLCCISCDRFLAVVYALETRGRRHQKTAILVSAAVFLLVGLVHSPVFKMEHNGTCFETLPMDRRVAGYYYARFMVGFAVPLFIIAVTNQRIFRTVQLSTSLSTAQKAKVRLLAIAVVAIFLVCFAPYHLVLLIKAVAFSYYRGAADLVCTLEIRLYTVSVVFLSLATVNSVADPIIYVLAAEATRQEVCRMHKGWKKWSTKTDNTKLTCSKDSDEARSPMSLTNSYGFPEPVHPPGPSPGSPEGLAEGSC, from the exons ATGCCAG GAAACACCACGCTGGAGACCGGCCCTGCGCTGGGGGCCCTGTCGACGGGCGGGTCTCCCCACACATGCGACGTGCCCTTCGACGAGAGCAGGGTGCTCCTGGTGACCGTGTACAGTGGCGTGTGTGCGCTGGGCCTGCCGGCCAACGGCCTGACGGCGTGGCTCACGCTGCTGCAGGCACGTCAGGGCCACGTGCTGGCCGTCTACCTCTTCTGCCTGGCGCTCTGCGAGCTGCTCTACATCAGCACCCTGCCGCTCTGGGTCATCTACATCCAGCACGGGCACCACTGGCCGCTCAGCCCCTGGGCCTGCAAGGCGGCCGCCTACATCTTCTTCTGCAATCTCTACCTCAGCATCCTCTTCCTGTGCTGCATCTCCTGCGACCGCTTCCTGGCGGTGGTGTACGCGCTGGAGACGCGGGGCCGCCGCCACCAGAAGACCGCCATCCTCGTCTCCGCGGCGGTCTTCCTTCTCGTCGGGCTCGTCCACTCCCCGGTGTTCAAGATGGAGCACAACGGAACCTGCTTCGAGACCCTGCCGATGGACCGCAGGGTGGCCGGGTACTACTATGCGCGCTTCATGGTGGGCTTTGCTGTCCCGCTGTTCATCATCGCCGTCACCAACCAGCGCATCTTCAGGACCGTCCAGCTGAGCACCAGCCTGAGCACGGCCCAGAAGGCCAAGGTGAGGCTCCTGGCCATCGCGGTCGTGGCCATCTTCCTGGTCTGCTTCGCCCCCTATCACCTGGTGCTCCTGATCAAAGCCGTCGCCTTTTCCTACTACAGAGGGGCCGCAGACCTCGTGTGCACCCTTGAAATCCGCCTGTACACGGTCTCCGTGGTGTTCCTGAGCCTGGCCACCGTGAACAGTGTGGCTGACCCCATCATCTACGTGCTGGCCGCGGAAGCGACACGCCAGGAAGTGTGCAGAATGCACAAGGGGTGGAAAAAGTGGTCCACGAAGACGGACAACACCAAGCTCACGTGCTCGAAGGACTCAGATGAGGCACGGTCGCCCATGTCCCTCACAAACAGCTACGGCTTCCCTGAGCCCGTCCACCCACCGGGGCCATCGCCAGGCTCCCCAGAGGGGCTGGCCGAGGGGTCCTGCTGA